The following coding sequences lie in one bacterium genomic window:
- the nosD gene encoding nitrous oxide reductase family maturation protein NosD, which yields MVALHAVPGAAQPSLQEMIDATEPNGTLVPPPGVYRGPVSIDFPLTIDGRGQVTIDAGGHGTVVLLDCDGATLKGLRLVNSGDSHNDIDAGVQVRGDFNVVKDCRIEDCLFGIDLQQAGNNIIRRNEITSKSFDLGQRGDGIRLWYSFHNKVQDNVCRDVRDMVVWYSADNEITGNRATGSRYSLHFMYSRFNLVENNWYYGNTVGIFLMYSDGVVVRNNHILHAAGPTGVGIGFKETSDLVIENNEVMYCASGLYVDLSPFQPDTTNRFRDNTIAYNGIGVRFLNDWHGNVFEANRFIDNMTQVFIGGGATANHNEWRGNYWSDYQGFDRDGDGIGDTPHEVHAYADRIWRDSPYAQFFKGSPLLETLDFLERLAPFTPPQLLVRDRQPVISAARVGTNALKGGVHVP from the coding sequence ATGGTTGCGCTGCACGCCGTGCCGGGTGCGGCGCAGCCTTCGCTGCAGGAGATGATCGATGCGACCGAGCCCAACGGGACGCTCGTGCCGCCGCCGGGGGTGTACCGGGGGCCGGTCAGCATCGACTTCCCGCTGACGATCGACGGACGGGGCCAGGTGACGATCGACGCCGGCGGCCACGGGACCGTGGTCCTTCTCGATTGCGACGGCGCCACCCTGAAGGGCCTGCGGCTGGTGAATTCGGGCGACTCCCACAACGACATCGACGCCGGTGTGCAGGTCCGCGGCGACTTCAACGTGGTCAAGGACTGCCGCATCGAGGACTGCCTGTTCGGCATCGACCTGCAGCAGGCCGGGAACAACATCATCCGTCGCAACGAGATCACCTCCAAGTCCTTCGATCTGGGGCAGCGCGGCGACGGCATCAGGCTCTGGTACAGCTTCCACAACAAGGTGCAGGACAACGTCTGCCGCGACGTGCGGGACATGGTGGTCTGGTACTCGGCGGACAACGAGATCACCGGCAACCGGGCGACCGGCAGCCGCTACTCGCTGCACTTCATGTACTCGCGGTTCAACCTGGTCGAGAACAACTGGTACTACGGGAACACCGTCGGCATCTTCCTGATGTACAGCGACGGCGTCGTGGTGCGGAACAACCACATCCTGCACGCGGCGGGGCCCACCGGCGTGGGCATCGGGTTCAAGGAGACCTCCGACCTGGTCATCGAGAACAACGAGGTGATGTACTGCGCGAGCGGCCTGTACGTCGACCTGTCGCCGTTCCAGCCGGACACGACCAACCGCTTCCGCGACAACACGATCGCCTACAACGGGATCGGCGTCCGCTTCCTGAACGACTGGCACGGCAACGTCTTCGAGGCGAACCGGTTCATCGACAACATGACCCAGGTCTTCATCGGCGGCGGCGCCACGGCCAACCACAACGAGTGGCGGGGCAACTACTGGAGCGACTACCAGGGGTTCGACCGCGACGGCGACGGCATCGGGGACACCCCGCACGAGGTGCACGCCTACGCCGACCGGATCTGGCGCGACTCGCCGTATGCGCAGTTCTTCAAGGGGTCGCCCCTGCTGGAGACCCTCGACTTCCTCGAGCGCCTGGCCCCGTTCACGCCCCCGCAGCTGCTCGTGCGCGACCGGCAGCCGGTCATCAGCGCGGCGCGGGTCGGGACCAACGCGTTGAAGGGAGGCGTCCATGTGCCCTGA